In Malus sylvestris chromosome 15, drMalSylv7.2, whole genome shotgun sequence, a single genomic region encodes these proteins:
- the LOC126602423 gene encoding phosphoribosylamine--glycine ligase-like isoform X1 translates to MGCKTLDLAGAISLKLNNNTHFLRCSPKPFLAFVGSIRSRRHPNGSPSTLLTFRPHKSPPSFSLRAQSATVAPVERVVVLVIGGGGREHALCYALKRSPSCDTVFCAPGNPGISTSGDATCISDLDISDSSAVISFCRKWGVGLVVVGPEAPLVAGLVNDLLKVGIHAFGPSSEAAALEGSKNFMKSLCDKYGIPTAKYQTFTDPSAAKQYIQEQGVPVVVKADGLAAGKGVIVAMTLNEAFDAVDSMLVKGSFGSAGCRVIVEEYLEGEEASFFAMVDGENAIPLESAQDHKRVGDGDMGPNTGGMGAYSPAPILTKELEDLVMKSIIYPTVKGMSAEGRKFVGVLYAGLMIEKKSGLPKLIEYNVRFGDPECQVLMVRLESDLAQVLLAACRGQLSEVSLNWSAGSAMVVVMASKGYPGSYEKGSVIRNLDEAEAVTPSVKVFHAGTALDLDGNFIAAGGRVLGVTAKGIDLKEARDRAYQGVEEINWPGGFYRCDIGWRALPLPQKQFASRG, encoded by the exons ATGGGTTGTAAGACGTTGGACCTCGCCGGAGCTATTTCTCTCAAACTCAACAACAACACCCACTTCCTCCGCTGCTCTCCGAAGCCCTTCCTCGCCTTTGTGGGGTCCATCCGCTCTCGCCGCCATCCCAACGGCTCCCCATCCACCCTTCTCACTTTTCGTCCTCACAAATCACCGCCGTCCTTTTCCCTTCGCGCCCAATCTGCCACTGTTGCTCCTG TAGAGCGGGTGGTGGTTTTGGTGATTGGGGGAGGTGGAAGGGAACACGCTCTTTGCTACGCATTGAAGCGATCCCCTTCTTGTGATACTGTCTTTTGTGCCCCTGGCAACCCCGGAATTTCCACCTCTGGGGATGCCACTTGTATTTCAGACCTTGACATCTCTGATAGCTCAGCTGTCATTTCATTCTGCCGCAAATGGGGTGTGGGGCTTGTCGTTGTTGGACCAGAGGCCCCTCTTGTTGCTGGTCTCGTAAATGATCTGCTTAAGGTTGGAATCCATGCCTTCGGCCCTTCATCTGAGGCTGCTGCTTTGGAAGGGTCCAAGAACTTTATGAAAAGTTTGTGCGACAAGTATGGAATACCTACTGCTAAG TATCAAACCTTTACAGACCCATCTGCTGCAAAACAATATATACAAGAGCAAGGGGTGCCTGTTGTCGTTAAAGCTGATGGATTGGCTGCTGGGAAAGGAGTTATTGTTGCTATGACTTTGAATGAGGCTTTTGATGCTGTTGACTCAATGCTAGTAAAAGGTTCTTTTGGGTCTGCAGGTTGTCGTGTCATTGTTGAGGAATATCTGGAAGGAGAAGAAGCGTCTTTCTTTGCAATGGTGGATGGAGAGAATGCTATTCCTCTGGAATCTGCTCAGGACCATAAACGCGTTGGGGATGGTGATATGGGGCCTAATACTGGTGGAATGGGTGCATACTCACCAGCCCCCATCCTAACTAAAGAACTTGAAGATTTAGTCATGAAATCCATCATTTACCCCACAGTGAAAGGCATGTCAGCCGAGGGCCGCAAGTTTGTTGGGGTTTTATATGCTGGACTCATGATAGAAAAAAAGTCTGGCTTACCTAAACTGATAGAGTACAATGTACGTTTTGGTGATCCAGAGTGTCAG GTTTTAATGGTTCGCTTGGAGTCTGATCTGGCACAAGTTCTACTTGCAGCTTGTAGAGGACAGTTAAGCGAGGTGTCATTGAACTGGTCGGCTGGGTCAGCCATGGTGGTGGTAATGGCAAGTAAGGGGTACCCGGGTTCATATGAGAAGGGAAGTGTGATCCGGAACCTTGATGAAGCAGAAGCTGTTACTCCATCTGTTAAGGTATTTCATGCTGGAACTGCACTGGATTTAGATGGCAATTTCATTGCTGCTGGGGGACGTGTTCTTGGGGTGACCGCCAAGGGAATAGATCTCAAAGAGGCACGCGATCGGGCATATCAAGgggttgaagaaattaattggCCGGGAGGGTTCTACCGCTGTG
- the LOC126602423 gene encoding phosphoribosylamine--glycine ligase-like isoform X2 — translation MGCKTLDLAGAISLKLNNNTHFLRCSPKPFLAFVGSIRSRRHPNGSPSTLLTFRPHKSPPSFSLRAQSATVAPERVVVLVIGGGGREHALCYALKRSPSCDTVFCAPGNPGISTSGDATCISDLDISDSSAVISFCRKWGVGLVVVGPEAPLVAGLVNDLLKVGIHAFGPSSEAAALEGSKNFMKSLCDKYGIPTAKYQTFTDPSAAKQYIQEQGVPVVVKADGLAAGKGVIVAMTLNEAFDAVDSMLVKGSFGSAGCRVIVEEYLEGEEASFFAMVDGENAIPLESAQDHKRVGDGDMGPNTGGMGAYSPAPILTKELEDLVMKSIIYPTVKGMSAEGRKFVGVLYAGLMIEKKSGLPKLIEYNVRFGDPECQVLMVRLESDLAQVLLAACRGQLSEVSLNWSAGSAMVVVMASKGYPGSYEKGSVIRNLDEAEAVTPSVKVFHAGTALDLDGNFIAAGGRVLGVTAKGIDLKEARDRAYQGVEEINWPGGFYRCDIGWRALPLPQKQFASRG, via the exons ATGGGTTGTAAGACGTTGGACCTCGCCGGAGCTATTTCTCTCAAACTCAACAACAACACCCACTTCCTCCGCTGCTCTCCGAAGCCCTTCCTCGCCTTTGTGGGGTCCATCCGCTCTCGCCGCCATCCCAACGGCTCCCCATCCACCCTTCTCACTTTTCGTCCTCACAAATCACCGCCGTCCTTTTCCCTTCGCGCCCAATCTGCCACTGTTGCTCCTG AGCGGGTGGTGGTTTTGGTGATTGGGGGAGGTGGAAGGGAACACGCTCTTTGCTACGCATTGAAGCGATCCCCTTCTTGTGATACTGTCTTTTGTGCCCCTGGCAACCCCGGAATTTCCACCTCTGGGGATGCCACTTGTATTTCAGACCTTGACATCTCTGATAGCTCAGCTGTCATTTCATTCTGCCGCAAATGGGGTGTGGGGCTTGTCGTTGTTGGACCAGAGGCCCCTCTTGTTGCTGGTCTCGTAAATGATCTGCTTAAGGTTGGAATCCATGCCTTCGGCCCTTCATCTGAGGCTGCTGCTTTGGAAGGGTCCAAGAACTTTATGAAAAGTTTGTGCGACAAGTATGGAATACCTACTGCTAAG TATCAAACCTTTACAGACCCATCTGCTGCAAAACAATATATACAAGAGCAAGGGGTGCCTGTTGTCGTTAAAGCTGATGGATTGGCTGCTGGGAAAGGAGTTATTGTTGCTATGACTTTGAATGAGGCTTTTGATGCTGTTGACTCAATGCTAGTAAAAGGTTCTTTTGGGTCTGCAGGTTGTCGTGTCATTGTTGAGGAATATCTGGAAGGAGAAGAAGCGTCTTTCTTTGCAATGGTGGATGGAGAGAATGCTATTCCTCTGGAATCTGCTCAGGACCATAAACGCGTTGGGGATGGTGATATGGGGCCTAATACTGGTGGAATGGGTGCATACTCACCAGCCCCCATCCTAACTAAAGAACTTGAAGATTTAGTCATGAAATCCATCATTTACCCCACAGTGAAAGGCATGTCAGCCGAGGGCCGCAAGTTTGTTGGGGTTTTATATGCTGGACTCATGATAGAAAAAAAGTCTGGCTTACCTAAACTGATAGAGTACAATGTACGTTTTGGTGATCCAGAGTGTCAG GTTTTAATGGTTCGCTTGGAGTCTGATCTGGCACAAGTTCTACTTGCAGCTTGTAGAGGACAGTTAAGCGAGGTGTCATTGAACTGGTCGGCTGGGTCAGCCATGGTGGTGGTAATGGCAAGTAAGGGGTACCCGGGTTCATATGAGAAGGGAAGTGTGATCCGGAACCTTGATGAAGCAGAAGCTGTTACTCCATCTGTTAAGGTATTTCATGCTGGAACTGCACTGGATTTAGATGGCAATTTCATTGCTGCTGGGGGACGTGTTCTTGGGGTGACCGCCAAGGGAATAGATCTCAAAGAGGCACGCGATCGGGCATATCAAGgggttgaagaaattaattggCCGGGAGGGTTCTACCGCTGTG
- the LOC126602423 gene encoding phosphoribosylamine--glycine ligase, chloroplastic-like isoform X3, with protein MGCKTLDLAGAISLKLNNNTHFLRCSPKPFLAFVGSIRSRRHPNGSPSTLLTFRPHKSPPSFSLRAQSATVAPVERVVVLVIGGGGREHALCYALKRSPSCDTVFCAPGNPGISTSGDATCISDLDISDSSAVISFCRKWGVGLVVVGPEAPLVAGLVNDLLKVGIHAFGPSSEAAALEGSKNFMKSLCDKYGIPTAKYQTFTDPSAAKQYIQEQGVPVVVKADGLAAGKGVIVAMTLNEAFDAVDSMLVKGSFGSAGCRVIVEEYLEGEEASFFAMVDGENAIPLESAQDHKRVGDGDMGPNTGGMGAYSPAPILTKELEDLVMKSIIYPTVKGMSAEGRKFVGVLYAGLMIEKKSGLPKLIEYNVRFGDPECQFQCTGLDCVPPLLVRPLFFFLSTCTSYVGYEHHMVSSISLHSAHYVA; from the exons ATGGGTTGTAAGACGTTGGACCTCGCCGGAGCTATTTCTCTCAAACTCAACAACAACACCCACTTCCTCCGCTGCTCTCCGAAGCCCTTCCTCGCCTTTGTGGGGTCCATCCGCTCTCGCCGCCATCCCAACGGCTCCCCATCCACCCTTCTCACTTTTCGTCCTCACAAATCACCGCCGTCCTTTTCCCTTCGCGCCCAATCTGCCACTGTTGCTCCTG TAGAGCGGGTGGTGGTTTTGGTGATTGGGGGAGGTGGAAGGGAACACGCTCTTTGCTACGCATTGAAGCGATCCCCTTCTTGTGATACTGTCTTTTGTGCCCCTGGCAACCCCGGAATTTCCACCTCTGGGGATGCCACTTGTATTTCAGACCTTGACATCTCTGATAGCTCAGCTGTCATTTCATTCTGCCGCAAATGGGGTGTGGGGCTTGTCGTTGTTGGACCAGAGGCCCCTCTTGTTGCTGGTCTCGTAAATGATCTGCTTAAGGTTGGAATCCATGCCTTCGGCCCTTCATCTGAGGCTGCTGCTTTGGAAGGGTCCAAGAACTTTATGAAAAGTTTGTGCGACAAGTATGGAATACCTACTGCTAAG TATCAAACCTTTACAGACCCATCTGCTGCAAAACAATATATACAAGAGCAAGGGGTGCCTGTTGTCGTTAAAGCTGATGGATTGGCTGCTGGGAAAGGAGTTATTGTTGCTATGACTTTGAATGAGGCTTTTGATGCTGTTGACTCAATGCTAGTAAAAGGTTCTTTTGGGTCTGCAGGTTGTCGTGTCATTGTTGAGGAATATCTGGAAGGAGAAGAAGCGTCTTTCTTTGCAATGGTGGATGGAGAGAATGCTATTCCTCTGGAATCTGCTCAGGACCATAAACGCGTTGGGGATGGTGATATGGGGCCTAATACTGGTGGAATGGGTGCATACTCACCAGCCCCCATCCTAACTAAAGAACTTGAAGATTTAGTCATGAAATCCATCATTTACCCCACAGTGAAAGGCATGTCAGCCGAGGGCCGCAAGTTTGTTGGGGTTTTATATGCTGGACTCATGATAGAAAAAAAGTCTGGCTTACCTAAACTGATAGAGTACAATGTACGTTTTGGTGATCCAGAGTGTCAG TTTCAATGTACTGGTTTGGATTGTGTACCTCCATTGCTTGTCCGGCCACTATTCTTTTTCTTGTCTACTTGCACGAGTTATGTGGGTTATGAACACCATATGGTTTCAAGCATATCTTTGCACTCTGCTCATTACGTAGCATAA